Proteins encoded by one window of Cloeon dipterum chromosome 4, ieCloDipt1.1, whole genome shotgun sequence:
- the LOC135942786 gene encoding uncharacterized protein LOC135942786 isoform X1, with protein MPIFPCLKTSRPSSMEQNHTEEPSADKNEKQELPEKAGEMPAEGKVSGYLDKRGRMLPTWKRYWFVLDGPVLLRFQSEEDYKNLSPCQSILNLGRVVTLRPAGSRSSPQIVLVTEANVMYLRAKEQSDQQRWQAALHASIVKYSNAWQPELSNSARRYEDACLPEPQNQPEVLSTMEKVRRMGQQSLVPPDQVLNASKSLRKVSPAVNAGRASPAQDEGVGEIKAKLPTNSAVHRMLERRQEDSKLEMVEMENPTEDGGVKEDGEKAEEKKQETDPISVEVDIRVEEIASSVQLGVEGSKKDDKHMYSQVNKNRKSLHITRDTVQNDNPENNLEEAKNTGMPQETEPQEKNESPQPTTLYESVDTVDEGYDQIKDTYRLEDGYEAITNEEEEEEDIYATPSGEQDMEEDEEDEPLVPPRPQQETFHASPVVVLEADSPEPDYEDTEALFSVQWSEPEPPPRPVDKSVDRTCSVDELDVLLCKGVKTDILNSSTSSVDKQPSTPQVVRAIPCVTGVESREERAEKAAHDWTLDLPDVVPPTEQSDESDKDVPEMSLEEAMQVIRRASRRIPKVSEIEDEMHEAVVVRVHTDDRQILQLDGPAQSKRLSFAKADLELTLEETVDTMKTPFVSSTFG; from the exons ATGCCAATTTTTCCTTGCTTGAAAACATCGCGGCCTTCCAGCATGGAACAAAATCATACTGAAGAACCAAGTGCTGACAAAAATGAGAAGCAGGAATTGCCGGAAAAAG CAGGTGAGATGCCCGCGGAGGGAAAAGTCTCCGGATACCTGGACAAACGCGGACGCATG ctgCCAACATGGAAGCGTTACTGGTTCGTATTGGACGGTCCAGTGCTGTTGCGTTTCCAATCAGAGGAGGACTACAAAAACCTGTCGCCCTGCCAGAGCATTCTGAACCTTGGACGCGTTGTGACCCTGCGGCCAGCAGGCTCGCGCTCATCGCCACAAATCGTTCTCGTCACAGAGGCCAACGTCATGTACCTG AGAGCCAAGGAACAAAGTGATCAGCAGAGGTGGCAGGCAGCCTTGCATGCGTCCATCGTAAAGTACTCGAACGCGTGGCAACCAGAGTTGAGCAACAGCGCGCGGAGGTACGAGGACGCCTGCCTGCCAGAGCCCCAGAACCAACCTGAGGTGCTAAGCACGATGGAAAAGGTGCGGCGGATGGGCCAGCAGTCCCTGGTGCCACCGGACCAGGTGTTGAACGCGTCCAAGAGCCTGCGGAAGGTATCACCAGCGGTCAACGCGGGGAGAGCGTCACCGGCGCAGGACGAAGGTGTCGGTGAGATCAAGGCCAAGCTGCCGACTAACTCGGCGGTGCaccgcatgctggaaaggcgGCAGGAGGACAGCAAACTGGAGATGGTCGAGATGGAGAATCCGACCGAGGACGGCGGGGTTAAGGAGGACGGCGAAAAGGCGGAAGAGAAGAAGCAGGAAACCGACCCAATAAGTGTGGAGGTTGACATCAGGGTTGAGGAGATCGCGAGTTCTGTGCAATTGGGAGTGGAGGGCAGTAAAAAGGACGACAAGCACATGTACAGTCAGGTCAACAAGAACCGAAAATCGTTGCACATTACACGAGACACTGTGCAAAATGACAACCCAGAAAATAACTTGGAAGAGGCCAAAAATACTGGCATGCCGCAAGAG ACGGAACCTCAGGAGAAAAATGAGAGTCCGCAACCCACAACGCTGTATGAGAGCGTGGACACTGTGGACGAAGGATATGACCAAATAAAGGATACCTACCGCCTTGAGGACGGTTACGAAGCAATAACAAATgaagaagaggaggaggaagacATTTACGCGACGCCCTCTGGTGAACAGGATATGGAAGAGGACGAAGAAGATGAGCCTCTTGTCCCACCCCGGCCACAGCAGGAAACATTCCACGCGAGTCCAGTGGTAGTGCTGGAGGCAGACAGTCCTGAGCCAGACTACGAGGACACAGAGGCCCTGTTCAGCGTGCAGTGGTCCGAGCCGGAGCCACCTCCAAGGCCGGTGGACAAATCAGTGGACAGGACTTGCTCCGTCGACGAACTAGACGTCCTGCTCTGCAAGGGGGTCAAAACCGACATCTTGAACAGCAGCACGTCGTCCGTCGACAAACAGCCCTCGACACCTCAGGTGGTCAGAGCCATTCCCTGCGTGACCGGAGTGGAGTCCAGGGAGGAGAGAGCGGAAAAGGCCGCACACGATTGGACACTGGACCTACCAGATGTGGTGCCTCCAACAGAGCAGAGTGACGAGTCAGACAAGGATGTTCCTGAGATGAGCCTCGAGGAGGCCATGCAGGTCATTCGCAGGGCTTCGAGACGAATTCCCAAGGTCTCTGAAATAGAAGATGAGATGCACGAGGCCGTAGTGGTCAGGGTGCACACAGACGACCGCCAGATCCTGCAACTGGACGGACCAGCGCAGTCCAAGCGGCTCTCGTTCGCCAAAGCTGACCTTGAGCTGACCTTGGAGGAGACCGTGGACACGATGAAGACGCCGTTTGTGTCTTCTACCTTTGGCTGA
- the LOC135942786 gene encoding uncharacterized protein LOC135942786 isoform X2 — protein sequence MPIFPCLKTSRPSSMEQNHTEEPSADKNEKQELPEKGEMPAEGKVSGYLDKRGRMLPTWKRYWFVLDGPVLLRFQSEEDYKNLSPCQSILNLGRVVTLRPAGSRSSPQIVLVTEANVMYLRAKEQSDQQRWQAALHASIVKYSNAWQPELSNSARRYEDACLPEPQNQPEVLSTMEKVRRMGQQSLVPPDQVLNASKSLRKVSPAVNAGRASPAQDEGVGEIKAKLPTNSAVHRMLERRQEDSKLEMVEMENPTEDGGVKEDGEKAEEKKQETDPISVEVDIRVEEIASSVQLGVEGSKKDDKHMYSQVNKNRKSLHITRDTVQNDNPENNLEEAKNTGMPQETEPQEKNESPQPTTLYESVDTVDEGYDQIKDTYRLEDGYEAITNEEEEEEDIYATPSGEQDMEEDEEDEPLVPPRPQQETFHASPVVVLEADSPEPDYEDTEALFSVQWSEPEPPPRPVDKSVDRTCSVDELDVLLCKGVKTDILNSSTSSVDKQPSTPQVVRAIPCVTGVESREERAEKAAHDWTLDLPDVVPPTEQSDESDKDVPEMSLEEAMQVIRRASRRIPKVSEIEDEMHEAVVVRVHTDDRQILQLDGPAQSKRLSFAKADLELTLEETVDTMKTPFVSSTFG from the exons ATGCCAATTTTTCCTTGCTTGAAAACATCGCGGCCTTCCAGCATGGAACAAAATCATACTGAAGAACCAAGTGCTGACAAAAATGAGAAGCAGGAATTGCCGGAAAAAG GTGAGATGCCCGCGGAGGGAAAAGTCTCCGGATACCTGGACAAACGCGGACGCATG ctgCCAACATGGAAGCGTTACTGGTTCGTATTGGACGGTCCAGTGCTGTTGCGTTTCCAATCAGAGGAGGACTACAAAAACCTGTCGCCCTGCCAGAGCATTCTGAACCTTGGACGCGTTGTGACCCTGCGGCCAGCAGGCTCGCGCTCATCGCCACAAATCGTTCTCGTCACAGAGGCCAACGTCATGTACCTG AGAGCCAAGGAACAAAGTGATCAGCAGAGGTGGCAGGCAGCCTTGCATGCGTCCATCGTAAAGTACTCGAACGCGTGGCAACCAGAGTTGAGCAACAGCGCGCGGAGGTACGAGGACGCCTGCCTGCCAGAGCCCCAGAACCAACCTGAGGTGCTAAGCACGATGGAAAAGGTGCGGCGGATGGGCCAGCAGTCCCTGGTGCCACCGGACCAGGTGTTGAACGCGTCCAAGAGCCTGCGGAAGGTATCACCAGCGGTCAACGCGGGGAGAGCGTCACCGGCGCAGGACGAAGGTGTCGGTGAGATCAAGGCCAAGCTGCCGACTAACTCGGCGGTGCaccgcatgctggaaaggcgGCAGGAGGACAGCAAACTGGAGATGGTCGAGATGGAGAATCCGACCGAGGACGGCGGGGTTAAGGAGGACGGCGAAAAGGCGGAAGAGAAGAAGCAGGAAACCGACCCAATAAGTGTGGAGGTTGACATCAGGGTTGAGGAGATCGCGAGTTCTGTGCAATTGGGAGTGGAGGGCAGTAAAAAGGACGACAAGCACATGTACAGTCAGGTCAACAAGAACCGAAAATCGTTGCACATTACACGAGACACTGTGCAAAATGACAACCCAGAAAATAACTTGGAAGAGGCCAAAAATACTGGCATGCCGCAAGAG ACGGAACCTCAGGAGAAAAATGAGAGTCCGCAACCCACAACGCTGTATGAGAGCGTGGACACTGTGGACGAAGGATATGACCAAATAAAGGATACCTACCGCCTTGAGGACGGTTACGAAGCAATAACAAATgaagaagaggaggaggaagacATTTACGCGACGCCCTCTGGTGAACAGGATATGGAAGAGGACGAAGAAGATGAGCCTCTTGTCCCACCCCGGCCACAGCAGGAAACATTCCACGCGAGTCCAGTGGTAGTGCTGGAGGCAGACAGTCCTGAGCCAGACTACGAGGACACAGAGGCCCTGTTCAGCGTGCAGTGGTCCGAGCCGGAGCCACCTCCAAGGCCGGTGGACAAATCAGTGGACAGGACTTGCTCCGTCGACGAACTAGACGTCCTGCTCTGCAAGGGGGTCAAAACCGACATCTTGAACAGCAGCACGTCGTCCGTCGACAAACAGCCCTCGACACCTCAGGTGGTCAGAGCCATTCCCTGCGTGACCGGAGTGGAGTCCAGGGAGGAGAGAGCGGAAAAGGCCGCACACGATTGGACACTGGACCTACCAGATGTGGTGCCTCCAACAGAGCAGAGTGACGAGTCAGACAAGGATGTTCCTGAGATGAGCCTCGAGGAGGCCATGCAGGTCATTCGCAGGGCTTCGAGACGAATTCCCAAGGTCTCTGAAATAGAAGATGAGATGCACGAGGCCGTAGTGGTCAGGGTGCACACAGACGACCGCCAGATCCTGCAACTGGACGGACCAGCGCAGTCCAAGCGGCTCTCGTTCGCCAAAGCTGACCTTGAGCTGACCTTGGAGGAGACCGTGGACACGATGAAGACGCCGTTTGTGTCTTCTACCTTTGGCTGA
- the LOC135942933 gene encoding H2.0-like homeobox protein, translated as MGCDAGPNDLPFRPEQTPPSQRPFRRSRLILSAPSSHSLAQLDMMFLPMSHEVSAAMTTMLMDRRPQQPSPPAATSKALKFGMDRILADTAVKTTDPQVDCGGHQQTSPVEASSRVSAFSCQQQQRCCGSCDPGGNPVPCAECVSSLLHCCTVSGPPPLAHSASSYPFAPLPYLPPHHNHLGTQPHYATIYNHDLPLGTKPSHSAGSPNEAQNSAPGSSKRKRSWSRAVFSNLQRKGLEKRFQIQKYITKPDRRQLAATLGLTDAQVKVWFQNRRMKWRHSKEAKLGVSTATSSGGVCVSSNVLIGHTSSLPLDTSSLPLDTASRSEMDRSAADSTQVLESPLNSSSEDSEVDVEVMS; from the exons ATGGGGTGCGACGCAGGGCCGAATGATTTGCCTTTCCGTCCGGAGCAGACTCCGCCTTCGCAGCGCCCATTTCGGCGCTCGAGACTCATCCTCTCGGCTCCCAGCAGCCACTCTCTCGCTCAGTTGGATATGATGTTTCTGCCCATGAGCCACGAGGTCAGCGCTGCCATGACCACCATGCTGATGGACCGGCGTCCGCAGCAGCCGTCGCCGCCGGCCGCCACCAGCAAGGCCCTCAAATTCGGCATGGACCGCATTTTGGCTGACACTGCCGTCAAAACGACAGACCCGCAAG TTGACTGCGGAGGTCATCAGCAAACATCTCCTGTGGAGGCGAGCAGCAGGGTTTCTGCGTTTTCgtgtcagcagcagcagcggtgtTGCGGCAGCTGCGACCCCGGGGGCAACCCGGTGCCCTGTGCTGAGTGCGTCAGCTCCCTTCTGCACTGCTGCACCGTGTCGGGGCCGCCCCCGCTCGCTCACTCCGCCTCCAGCTACCCTTTTGCACCGCTGCCCTACCTGCCACCGCACCACAACCACCTGGGCACTCAACCTCACTACGCAACAA TTTACAACCATGACCTGCCACTCGGAACCAAGCCCAGCCACTCAGCTGGCTCGCCCAACGAGGCTCAAAATTCGGCGCCAGGTTCTAGTAAACGCAAAAGATCGTGGTCGCGCGCCGTCTTCTCCAACCTGCAGCGCAAAGGGCTGGAAAAGCGCTTCCAGATCCAGAAGTACATCACCAAGCCGGACAGAAGGCAACTGGCCGCAACCCTCGGCCTCACGGACGCGCAG GTGAAAGTTTGGTTTCAAAACCGCCGGATGAAGTGGCGGCACAGCAAAGAGGCGAAGTTGGGAGTTTCGACGGCCACCTCTTCTGGCGGCGTGTGCGTGTCATCGAACGTGCTGATAGGACACACCTCGTCCCTGCCCCTGGACACCTCGTCCCTGCCCCTGGACACCGCGTCCCGAAGCGAAATGGATAGGAGTGCGGCCGACTCAACGCAGGTGCTCGAGTCTCCTCTGAACTCCTCCTCCGAGGACTCTGAGGTCGacgtcgaggtcatgagctgA
- the pths gene encoding probable ATP-dependent RNA helicase DDX47, which yields MSSSDESDVQEEGQETQNVEVEDEGPTTFKELGVIPLLCEACDQLKWKTPTAIQKQAIPLALQGKDVIGLAETGSGKTCAFALPILQELLKNPQRLFALILTPTRELAAQIGEQFKALGNSMKVECALIVGGMDMVTQAITLAKKPHVIIATPGRLVDHLENTKGFNLRNLKFLVMDEADRILNMDFEPEVEKIIKNIPRDRRTLLFSATMTKKVEKLQKANLCNPVLVQASHKYKTVDNLMQYYLFIPAKFKDCYLVSVLNELVGNSVMVFCSTCQGALRLVLMLRVLGLKGVPLHGQMSQNKRFGALNKFKSKTSQILVSTDVASRGLDIPHVDVVINYDIPTHSKDYIHRVGRTARAGRSGKAITFVTQYDVELYQRIEHLIGKKLPLFPTEEQEVMILNERVGEARRQALKEQKEIEDKKGGRKRKHAIDDADDTEEALGVKKQLGKKGFKGGKKRRH from the exons ATGTCTAGCAGTGACGAATCTGACGTTCAGGAAGAAGGACAGGAGACCCAAAATGTAGAAGTTGAAGACGAAGGGCCAACAACTTTTAAAGAATTG GGAGTTATACCATTGCTATGCGAAGCTTGTGACCAGCTGAAATGGAAGACTCCCACAGCAATACAGAAACAAGCTATCCCTCTAGCTTTGCAAG ggaaaGATGTCATTGGTCTGGCAGAAACCGGTTCTGGTAAAACTTGTGCATTTGCACTTCCGATATTGCAAGAGCTGCTGAAGAATCCTCAGAGATTGTTTGCTCTCATCCTTACACCAACTAGAGAGCTTGCGGCCCAGATTGGTGAACAATTTAAGGCTCTTG GAAACAGTATGAAAGTAGAATGCGCATTGATCGTAGGAGGAATGGACATGGTCACGCAGGCTATAACTCTGGCCAAGAAGCCGCACGTAATCATTGCCACTCCTGGCCGCCTTGTGGACCACTTGGAGAATACCAAAGGCTTCAATCTCAGAAACCTCAAATTTCTT gtAATGGATGAGGCAGACAGAATTTTGAATATGGATTTTGAGCCAGAAGTggagaaaattatcaaaaacatCCCAAGAGATAGACGAACGCTTCTTTTCTCAGCCACAATGACCAAAAAAGTAGAGAAACTTCAAAAGGCCAATCTTTGCAATCCAGTTTTAGTTCAGGCCTCCCACAAGTACAAGACTGTGGACAATTTGATGCAGTACTACCTTTTCATCCCAGCTAAGTTTAAg GACTGCTACTTGGTGTCGGTGCTGAATGAACTTGTTGGCAACAGCGTAATGGTCTTCTGCTCAACTTGCCAAGGCGCGCTCCGCTTGGTTCTGATGTTGCGAGTGTTAGGCCTCAAGGGAGTGCCCCTTCATGGTCAGATGTCCCAAAACAAGCGCTTCGGAGCTCTCAACAAATTCAAGTCGAAAACCAGTCAGATCCTTGTATCGACTGACGTAGCTTCACG AGGTTTGGACATCCCCCATGTTGACGTCGTTATCAACTATGACATTCCCACCCACAGCAAAGACTATATTCACCGCGTGGGCAGAACAGCTAGAGCTGGTCGATCTGGAAAAGCCATCACATTCGTTACTCAG TATGATGTTGAATTGTATCAAAGAATAGAACATTTGATTGGGAAAAAGTTGCCTCTTTTCCCAACTGAAGAGCAAGAAgtcatgattttaaatgagcGAGTTGGTGAGGCCCGTCGACAGGCACTCAAG gagCAAAAAGAGATCGAGGACAAGAAGGGCGGTCGCAAGAGAAAGCATGCCATCGATGATGCTGATGACACTGAGGAAGCTCTTGGCGTTAAAAAACAACTTGGCAAGAAGGGTTTCAAAGGGGGAAAGAAAAGGAGACATTGA